One Elusimicrobiaceae bacterium genomic window carries:
- a CDS encoding DUF885 family protein yields MKKWLSVILSITMASILGAQGLSFESLGDIDSIMEDNAFNEITNRYSATQLSFFPEQATRLGFDSANNKLDVRTPERDSQALRALRIIKDGLDQINRKKLSEQKKTEYDTLQARLQWEIKQISQNRTAWDPILYAQAFDALQDLRIKTLTYRDLQDRDLAERVHYLPGVAEQAQKNLVSPASFLAQIAMEKAYYAYLSFDEIAQYILSRAQDDVSRNQVRTDSRKAKQAIKSMFDLFKQLAQENTEQDFRLGDKNYEARLQSYYFISQKPKVMTKFLAKNFQTAQQNLTKALSAFDLPPAATTQEVVIENIQVPDGETADAVTVSAIDQPEQLPAAPSQQPEPPVSLGAKFYAISKLITGDVANQNFISALAAETQKLSQAFAQDFVFPLSNGTFTVKEMPTYYSYFYPYLFVPPFGTQTNPSFDMFLRLPSGNELAKQEILNRDFNTPALKLLVAGQLIPGLSYRSAYNWQGLSAFRKLYPVPTLRNGWEVYSQHLANERGYIITDEEQLFLAWADYLRAAGAIADYSLHNRQMTYSEALNWLTDENGIEKTTAETMLKQIAAQPGEAVSYIYGYDALKNLRAKYQKKLGKKFLLSDFHAKLMAIGDIPPNRLEAEMENAYTREKSRVTQALTSPFYMN; encoded by the coding sequence ATGAAAAAATGGCTTAGTGTTATATTAAGTATTACAATGGCTTCTATATTGGGAGCCCAAGGGTTAAGTTTTGAATCGCTCGGCGATATTGACAGTATTATGGAAGACAATGCGTTCAATGAAATTACGAACCGTTATTCCGCCACACAGCTTTCTTTTTTCCCGGAACAGGCCACTCGTTTAGGTTTTGATTCCGCCAATAATAAATTAGATGTACGCACTCCGGAACGTGACTCTCAGGCTTTACGCGCTTTGCGTATCATCAAAGATGGACTGGACCAAATTAATCGCAAAAAATTGTCTGAACAAAAAAAGACGGAATATGATACTTTGCAGGCCCGCTTGCAATGGGAAATCAAACAAATTTCTCAAAATCGCACCGCGTGGGATCCTATCTTATACGCGCAAGCCTTTGATGCCTTGCAAGATCTCCGTATCAAAACTTTAACGTACCGCGATTTGCAAGACCGCGACTTGGCAGAAAGAGTGCATTATTTGCCCGGCGTAGCAGAACAAGCGCAAAAAAATCTGGTTTCCCCCGCTTCGTTCTTGGCGCAAATAGCCATGGAAAAAGCCTATTATGCCTACTTATCTTTTGATGAGATTGCCCAGTATATTTTATCTCGCGCACAAGATGATGTCAGCCGCAACCAAGTACGTACCGACTCTCGCAAAGCCAAACAAGCTATTAAATCTATGTTTGATTTATTCAAGCAATTGGCTCAAGAAAATACCGAGCAGGATTTTCGTTTGGGAGATAAAAATTATGAAGCCCGGCTTCAGAGTTATTATTTCATTTCTCAAAAGCCCAAAGTAATGACCAAATTTTTAGCCAAAAATTTCCAAACTGCGCAACAAAATTTAACCAAGGCCTTGTCTGCTTTTGATTTACCGCCGGCCGCTACAACCCAAGAAGTAGTAATAGAAAACATTCAAGTGCCCGACGGGGAAACGGCCGATGCTGTCACGGTCTCTGCCATTGACCAACCGGAACAATTGCCCGCAGCACCTTCTCAACAGCCGGAACCTCCGGTGTCCTTAGGGGCCAAGTTTTATGCCATCAGCAAATTGATTACCGGAGACGTAGCCAATCAGAACTTTATTTCTGCCTTGGCTGCTGAAACCCAAAAACTGAGCCAAGCATTCGCCCAAGATTTTGTGTTTCCGTTGTCTAACGGAACTTTTACGGTCAAAGAGATGCCTACCTATTATAGTTACTTTTATCCGTATCTCTTTGTTCCTCCGTTTGGTACGCAAACTAATCCCAGCTTTGATATGTTCTTGCGACTGCCCAGCGGTAATGAGCTGGCTAAGCAGGAAATCTTAAACCGTGATTTCAATACCCCAGCTCTCAAATTATTAGTTGCCGGACAGTTAATACCGGGCTTGTCTTATCGGTCTGCCTATAACTGGCAAGGGCTATCTGCTTTCCGCAAGCTCTATCCCGTACCCACACTGCGCAATGGGTGGGAAGTTTATTCCCAGCATTTAGCCAATGAACGGGGCTACATTATTACAGACGAAGAACAACTGTTCTTAGCGTGGGCAGACTATTTGCGCGCCGCCGGTGCTATTGCAGACTACAGCTTACATAACCGCCAAATGACTTATAGCGAAGCGTTGAATTGGTTGACGGATGAAAACGGCATTGAGAAAACAACTGCCGAAACCATGCTCAAACAAATCGCCGCACAACCCGGCGAGGCCGTCAGCTATATTTACGGTTATGATGCCCTTAAAAACTTACGCGCCAAATATCAAAAGAAATTGGGCAAAAAATTCCTCTTATCCGATTTCCACGCTAAGCTGATGGCCATTGGGGACATTCCCCCCAATCGTTTGGAAGCGGAAATGGAAAACGCGTATACGCGGGAAAAGAGTCGCGTCACCCAAGCTCTTACTTCTCCTTTCTACATGAACTAA
- a CDS encoding prepilin-type N-terminal cleavage/methylation domain-containing protein, producing MRFPITAFGNDSIVRGFTLVELLVVVLIIGVLSAIAIPQYQKAVVKAQLAQVMTLYGAYHQAIDAYIMANGYPGSEDVFFTGNGNGGGSNQVWTSLDISYPVVNQSGGIDEIVVAGKHITMQAKINSTVANITISDLGNDKYLQGCGVSLATFPGDGWYLGGFYSRRSSLTTALSWSNSASECPEMKKLMCQYWKSNGTGLFRPTASSQCTAVGVSVP from the coding sequence ATGAGATTCCCGATTACGGCCTTCGGGAATGACAGTATAGTACGAGGTTTTACCCTAGTAGAATTACTAGTAGTCGTACTGATTATCGGCGTACTGTCTGCGATTGCAATTCCTCAATATCAAAAGGCAGTAGTGAAGGCGCAATTAGCACAGGTAATGACTCTGTATGGTGCTTATCATCAAGCTATTGATGCCTATATCATGGCCAATGGATATCCTGGATCAGAAGATGTGTTCTTTACCGGAAATGGAAATGGTGGCGGAAGCAATCAGGTTTGGACTTCCTTAGATATTTCTTATCCGGTTGTAAATCAATCGGGTGGTATTGATGAAATTGTGGTGGCTGGAAAACATATTACGATGCAGGCAAAAATAAACTCGACCGTTGCCAATATTACCATATCCGATTTAGGAAATGATAAATATTTGCAAGGTTGTGGAGTGAGTTTAGCAACCTTTCCTGGCGATGGGTGGTATTTAGGAGGATTTTATTCTCGTCGCAGTTCTTTGACAACAGCACTCTCATGGTCTAATTCCGCTAGTGAATGCCCGGAGATGAAGAAATTAATGTGTCAATATTGGAAATCAAATGGAACTGGATTGTTCCGTCCCACAGCAAGTTCTCAATGTACAGCGGTTGGGGTTAGTGTGCCTTAA
- the tig gene encoding trigger factor, which translates to MSIFKTAAADEVKTKQISKEGCRVTLNVQAASTLIDKAFQNAAVQVQSRAQMQGFRAGKVPLDLVKQNFAGHIQERALDLAIKSAISAALDQSKLNPVTIPSLTKADFNKFAEGKDFEFELAVDVAPEFEVKDYKAIPVTKKSETATEEEVTAHLNRILEGNARLESAAEGTVIDDKVYAVVKYTGKRNGTEDYKLSADSELIDMSAPQTMPELAQNIKGLKKGDEKDFEVKEGNDTLSFHVTVDDIKNKIMPKLDDSFAKDMGFDNLEALKARVREGLNAEAKDNAERDMVHQIEDHLIKMNQFDLPQTLVEEYTEHSLNNFVRNVTQMKPEQLTAEQRKSFEERIRPTVEKDLRIGYIIHAIAHKENLEATQADWQAELDKSLTANAKTKEDEKKIRTFFEERKEHILATLNERKVFDFLKKEAVIK; encoded by the coding sequence ATGTCCATTTTCAAAACCGCTGCCGCGGACGAAGTAAAAACCAAACAAATCTCTAAGGAAGGATGCCGGGTTACGTTAAATGTACAGGCCGCTTCTACTCTAATTGATAAAGCATTCCAAAACGCCGCTGTGCAGGTGCAATCCCGTGCTCAAATGCAAGGTTTCCGCGCCGGTAAAGTACCTTTGGATTTAGTCAAACAAAATTTTGCCGGACACATTCAGGAACGTGCATTGGACTTGGCAATTAAAAGTGCAATCTCTGCCGCATTAGACCAAAGCAAATTAAATCCGGTTACCATTCCTTCTTTGACAAAAGCTGATTTTAATAAATTTGCCGAAGGAAAAGATTTTGAATTTGAATTGGCAGTAGATGTAGCGCCGGAATTTGAAGTAAAAGATTACAAAGCTATCCCGGTAACCAAAAAATCTGAAACCGCCACGGAAGAAGAAGTAACCGCTCATTTGAACCGTATTTTAGAAGGCAATGCCCGTTTAGAAAGTGCGGCTGAAGGCACGGTTATTGACGACAAAGTGTATGCGGTGGTGAAATATACCGGTAAAAGAAACGGAACGGAGGATTATAAGCTCAGCGCTGATAGCGAACTGATTGATATGTCTGCTCCGCAAACCATGCCGGAACTGGCGCAAAATATCAAAGGACTGAAAAAAGGTGATGAAAAAGATTTTGAAGTAAAAGAAGGAAATGACACCTTGTCCTTCCACGTAACCGTAGATGATATCAAAAATAAAATTATGCCTAAATTGGATGATTCTTTTGCCAAAGATATGGGCTTTGATAACTTGGAAGCCTTAAAAGCCCGTGTTAGAGAAGGCCTCAATGCCGAAGCCAAAGACAATGCCGAACGGGATATGGTGCATCAAATTGAAGACCATTTGATTAAAATGAATCAATTTGATTTGCCCCAAACCTTGGTGGAAGAATATACAGAACATTCTCTGAATAATTTTGTGCGTAATGTGACGCAAATGAAACCCGAACAGCTCACCGCAGAACAACGCAAAAGCTTTGAAGAACGCATCCGCCCGACGGTGGAAAAAGATTTGCGCATCGGCTACATTATCCATGCGATTGCCCATAAAGAAAACTTGGAAGCTACGCAAGCAGATTGGCAAGCCGAGTTGGATAAGAGCTTAACTGCTAACGCCAAAACAAAAGAAGACGAAAAGAAAATCCGCACGTTCTTTGAAGAACGCAAGGAACATATCTTGGCTACTTTGAACGAACGCAAGGTATTTGATTTTCTCAAGAAAGAAGCAGTCATAAAATAA
- a CDS encoding sulfatase-like hydrolase/transferase, whose protein sequence is MKRVFAFLSPLFVHYKLLLLASLPALAVTAFGLIQVQVTAPTAWLVTLGARLLVEYAFLGLCLSVLFAIGIKNKWFLSFLLFLYYFAMTADFVLLLYFKERFGAKYFNTLQGGDYDFMTDWRLLSYFAAVALFCVGIVRRWCAASERKQALKQAGLCALILAFFSFINPFVLLQKPNDFFARYFLPPLPVYLAKAMIAPAPQAIITSELPAEVAATAEKYHVFTAQNTGIGKNYKRVILIATESLSAKYMHRFNPHIPVKAGRGYDALFEQYPATTLQTVTLSTLYGLTVMFSSHPYAELNFQNGYPLSFVKELKKAGFHTAFVRGAHEDYMNENELFHQAGFDVVQGWRFFEDKPEYTTYLTWWGLLDRKLFDYATQYLKEHQDEKTFLTLLTVDTHVPLGRSDYIDQQYEEIDAPFYDRPTLPRAFARVGQDIERFLQNLREKNLLDEHTLILVTGDHPSFSNMITPALFKPFDPVFDRIPLAVITAPALQKPLVTDVLASQLDIAPTVLDLLNLPQPKGFFGHSLFEVNSERTVFDIKEDYLIVRTKQGQQVIALNTTRPADQPLINLVRTVWTK, encoded by the coding sequence ATGAAACGAGTTTTTGCTTTTTTATCTCCTTTGTTCGTCCATTATAAACTCTTATTGCTTGCCAGTTTGCCTGCACTGGCGGTAACGGCCTTCGGACTGATACAAGTACAAGTCACCGCCCCTACCGCTTGGCTGGTAACCTTGGGCGCACGCCTTTTAGTTGAGTATGCCTTTTTGGGTTTGTGTTTATCTGTACTTTTTGCCATCGGAATTAAAAATAAATGGTTTTTAAGTTTCTTGCTCTTTCTGTACTACTTTGCCATGACAGCTGATTTTGTCTTGTTACTTTATTTCAAAGAGCGTTTTGGGGCAAAGTATTTTAATACATTGCAAGGCGGCGATTATGATTTTATGACCGATTGGCGGCTTTTATCTTACTTCGCGGCAGTGGCTCTTTTCTGCGTAGGTATTGTACGCCGCTGGTGTGCTGCCTCTGAACGAAAACAAGCACTTAAACAAGCGGGATTGTGCGCACTTATACTAGCTTTCTTTAGTTTTATAAATCCTTTTGTATTGCTACAAAAACCCAATGATTTTTTTGCCCGCTATTTTCTCCCCCCGCTGCCTGTTTATTTAGCTAAAGCAATGATTGCTCCCGCACCGCAGGCGATTATCACATCAGAATTACCCGCAGAAGTGGCGGCTACCGCTGAAAAATACCATGTATTCACCGCCCAAAACACAGGTATCGGCAAAAATTATAAACGCGTTATTTTAATTGCTACCGAATCTTTATCAGCCAAATATATGCACCGCTTTAACCCCCATATTCCTGTTAAAGCCGGGCGCGGTTATGATGCCTTGTTTGAGCAATATCCTGCCACCACCTTACAAACCGTTACACTTTCCACTTTATACGGTTTAACTGTTATGTTTTCTTCCCATCCGTATGCGGAATTAAATTTCCAAAACGGTTATCCATTATCCTTTGTAAAAGAACTCAAAAAAGCAGGGTTCCATACCGCTTTTGTACGCGGTGCGCACGAAGATTATATGAATGAAAACGAATTATTTCATCAAGCCGGTTTTGATGTCGTGCAAGGGTGGCGCTTTTTTGAGGACAAGCCGGAATATACTACCTATTTAACATGGTGGGGATTATTAGACCGCAAACTCTTTGACTATGCTACGCAATATCTAAAAGAGCATCAAGATGAAAAAACTTTTTTGACCTTACTGACGGTAGATACCCATGTGCCGCTGGGCCGGAGTGATTACATAGATCAACAATATGAGGAAATCGACGCGCCTTTTTATGATCGTCCCACCCTGCCGCGCGCTTTTGCCCGTGTGGGGCAAGATATCGAGCGCTTTTTGCAAAATTTGCGTGAGAAAAATTTACTCGATGAGCATACGCTTATTTTAGTGACAGGGGATCACCCTTCTTTTTCCAATATGATCACGCCGGCTTTGTTCAAACCGTTTGATCCGGTTTTTGACCGTATTCCGCTTGCCGTAATTACAGCCCCTGCTTTACAAAAACCGCTTGTAACCGATGTGTTGGCCAGTCAATTGGACATTGCCCCTACCGTGCTGGATCTGTTGAACCTACCGCAACCCAAAGGATTTTTCGGGCATAGCTTGTTTGAGGTAAATAGCGAGCGCACCGTCTTTGATATTAAAGAAGATTATCTGATTGTACGCACTAAACAAGGGCAGCAGGTTATTGCGTTAAACACAACTCGGCCGGCAGATCAACCGCTCATTAATCTGGTGCGTACCGTTTGGACAAAGTAA
- the nagA gene encoding N-acetylglucosamine-6-phosphate deacetylase has protein sequence MKHFFITNVRLITPQQVLADHGLEIEAGKIKAVFPMKEAPLPLQQPVVDAHGAFAAPGLIDTHVHGLAGFGTEQGTPQALLEMSNALAKTGVTAFCPTLYCAQPSTLEKFLEQMTPAFGRETGARLLGFHLEGPFISPEKPGVMKPQDILPVDAKVLERLYKASDGHIISMTVAPELAHIESLIPFCQKHHILLQAGHTNASYENFMHGVSLGITHTTHLFNAMPPLHHRALGAVGAVLLHPEISAEIIADGVHVHPDLVVGLRRFKPVENIVLVTDALRPTLQNNPPFIANAEEVKWQDGAWVRQADGVLAGSGLTMLEGVKNLISWGYTLPQAIACASTHPARILGLEQKGSLSVGKDADIILLDDALQLQRVFLAHRSVVE, from the coding sequence ATGAAACATTTTTTTATTACTAATGTTCGTCTGATTACCCCTCAACAGGTCTTAGCAGATCACGGGCTGGAAATAGAAGCAGGTAAAATCAAGGCCGTTTTCCCCATGAAAGAGGCTCCTCTGCCTCTGCAACAACCTGTGGTAGACGCACACGGAGCTTTTGCCGCGCCGGGATTAATAGATACGCATGTTCACGGCTTGGCTGGATTTGGAACCGAACAAGGCACTCCGCAAGCCTTGCTCGAAATGTCAAATGCCTTAGCAAAGACAGGAGTAACTGCCTTTTGTCCTACCCTCTACTGCGCGCAACCCAGTACATTGGAGAAATTTTTAGAACAAATGACTCCTGCCTTCGGACGAGAAACCGGTGCCCGTTTATTGGGTTTTCATCTGGAAGGGCCTTTTATTTCTCCCGAAAAACCGGGGGTCATGAAACCGCAGGATATCCTACCCGTAGATGCAAAAGTACTGGAACGCTTATATAAGGCATCCGACGGACATATTATCAGCATGACGGTAGCCCCGGAACTTGCGCATATAGAAAGTTTGATTCCTTTCTGTCAAAAACATCACATCTTACTACAGGCCGGACATACCAATGCTTCCTATGAAAACTTTATGCACGGGGTTTCTCTAGGTATTACCCATACCACCCATTTGTTTAATGCCATGCCCCCGCTACATCACCGCGCGTTAGGCGCCGTGGGAGCGGTACTGTTGCATCCGGAAATTTCCGCAGAAATTATTGCAGACGGCGTACATGTTCATCCGGATTTGGTAGTCGGTCTGCGCCGTTTTAAGCCGGTTGAAAACATCGTACTGGTTACCGATGCCCTGCGGCCTACTCTTCAAAATAATCCCCCCTTCATTGCTAACGCAGAAGAAGTGAAATGGCAAGACGGCGCGTGGGTACGCCAAGCTGATGGTGTGTTGGCAGGTTCCGGATTAACCATGCTGGAAGGAGTAAAAAATTTAATTTCGTGGGGATATACTTTGCCGCAAGCCATTGCCTGTGCCAGCACACATCCGGCCCGCATTTTAGGACTTGAACAAAAAGGCTCTTTAAGCGTTGGAAAAGATGCCGATATCATCTTATTAGATGATGCACTGCAGTTGCAACGTGTCTTCTTAGCGCATCGGTCGGTTGTTGAGTGA
- a CDS encoding threonine--tRNA ligase has protein sequence MENNELEMKRHSCAHIMAAAVQQLFPGTKLGIGPAIDNGFYYDFDCSHAFTPEDLKTIETKMKELIKARIPFERKEMSKAEAKKFFEARGETYKLELLEELEDGQITVYLTGDYADLCRGPHVEHTGKINNFKLSAIAGAYWRGDEKRPMLQRIYGLSFNTKDELNAYVKQQEEAAKRDHRKLGPELDLFSINDHVGPGLILMHPKGGMLRKILEDWIKDQNLKRGYDLVVSPHIARLHLFEISGHAGFYKDSMFHPMEVDNEAYQIKPMNCPFHVEIYKTHLRSYRDLPLRFSELGTVYRYERSGALHGMLRVRGFTQDDAHIFCTPEQVEGEVKQAFEYAMHIFKTFGFEKYAVELSTRDPEHPEHFTGDVAEWERAENALKHVLEENHIEYTTHAGEAAFYGPKIDIKVMDAIGRLWQLSTIQFDFNLPQRFDLEYVAPEGRQRPIMVHRAMFGSIERFTGVLIEHYAGWFPLWLAPVQVKLLTLTDDQIPFAKEVAAKMKAAGLRPELDIRPEKLGLKIREAHMQHIPYTAIIGKNEAAEGKLTIRLRDGKNTQALPVDEIIAKMKEEVETFSLSNLLK, from the coding sequence ATGGAAAATAATGAACTTGAAATGAAACGGCATTCTTGTGCGCATATTATGGCCGCTGCCGTACAGCAGTTGTTCCCCGGTACCAAGTTGGGTATCGGTCCTGCCATTGATAATGGCTTTTATTATGATTTTGATTGCTCCCATGCATTCACTCCGGAAGATTTGAAAACTATTGAAACTAAAATGAAAGAACTCATTAAAGCGCGCATTCCTTTTGAGCGCAAAGAGATGAGCAAAGCCGAAGCCAAAAAGTTTTTTGAAGCACGCGGCGAAACGTATAAATTGGAACTATTAGAAGAATTGGAAGACGGCCAAATTACCGTTTATTTGACGGGCGATTATGCTGATTTGTGCCGTGGCCCTCACGTGGAACATACGGGCAAAATTAATAATTTCAAACTTTCCGCGATTGCCGGTGCCTATTGGCGCGGAGATGAAAAACGCCCCATGTTGCAGCGCATTTACGGGTTGAGTTTTAATACCAAAGATGAACTCAATGCCTATGTGAAGCAACAGGAAGAGGCCGCCAAACGCGACCACCGCAAATTAGGACCGGAACTGGATCTGTTCAGTATTAATGACCATGTCGGACCGGGACTGATTTTAATGCATCCCAAAGGCGGTATGCTGCGCAAAATTTTGGAAGATTGGATTAAAGACCAAAACTTAAAACGCGGCTATGATTTGGTGGTCAGCCCGCATATTGCTAGGTTACACTTGTTTGAAATCAGCGGTCATGCCGGATTTTATAAAGACAGTATGTTCCACCCCATGGAAGTAGATAATGAGGCCTATCAAATTAAGCCGATGAACTGCCCTTTCCACGTGGAAATTTATAAAACGCACTTGCGCTCGTATCGTGATTTGCCGTTACGTTTTAGTGAATTAGGAACGGTGTACCGCTATGAACGATCGGGTGCGTTGCATGGGATGCTTCGCGTACGCGGATTTACGCAAGATGATGCTCATATTTTCTGCACGCCCGAACAAGTGGAAGGCGAAGTGAAACAGGCTTTTGAGTATGCCATGCACATTTTCAAAACTTTTGGCTTTGAAAAATACGCGGTGGAACTTTCCACCCGTGACCCCGAACATCCGGAACATTTTACCGGAGACGTAGCCGAATGGGAACGTGCTGAGAATGCATTAAAACACGTACTAGAAGAAAATCATATTGAATATACCACTCACGCCGGAGAAGCGGCTTTCTACGGGCCTAAAATTGATATTAAGGTAATGGACGCCATCGGCCGTTTGTGGCAATTGTCTACTATTCAGTTTGATTTTAATTTGCCGCAACGCTTTGACTTGGAATATGTTGCGCCGGAAGGACGTCAGCGCCCGATCATGGTGCACCGCGCGATGTTTGGCAGTATCGAACGTTTTACCGGAGTGCTCATTGAACACTATGCGGGTTGGTTCCCGCTCTGGTTAGCGCCGGTGCAAGTAAAACTCTTAACGTTGACAGATGACCAAATTCCGTTTGCCAAGGAAGTGGCCGCTAAGATGAAGGCCGCCGGTTTGCGTCCGGAACTGGATATCCGTCCGGAAAAATTAGGGTTGAAGATCCGCGAAGCCCATATGCAACATATTCCGTACACGGCTATTATCGGAAAGAATGAGGCGGCAGAAGGCAAGCTGACCATTCGTTTGCGCGATGGTAAAAATACGCAAGCCTTGCCGGTAGACGAAATTATTGCCAAAATGAAAGAAGAAGTAGAAACTTTCAGTTTGAGTAATTTGTTAAAGTAA
- a CDS encoding MATE family efflux transporter: protein MTDINTTNQATNPFKAASISSLLIKFSAPAIAGMFVSALYNIITRVYVGQEFGAPGIASITLLFPMGFFFMAFGVLIGIGANALFSIRLGEKQEEEARLIIGNAFVMLSLISLSIMALCYLFLDPILHFLGADEITLPYARPYMQLVLPGYALFHMGAGMNNFIRSCGHPKTAMATQFIGAFLNLTVAPLTIFVWHWGIRGAAAATLCGQIVSFSWIMLFFCNPRSKFRLRLQDMCLRGSIIWASMKIGFSQMIFQLASSVLNFLLNHALLRYGGNVAVSAMGIAVSVNAIFLMPLIGLSQGAQPLIGYNYGAKKFATAFHTLKIALRWGTGIGLVGSALALCFAPYIARVFNTTDTELLSMTAYAIRVLNIFTLFAALQILGTSFFQAINKPVQALILSLSRQVLFLIPLVIILPLFFGLNGVFFTPPVADVLSCLLTYFMLRGYFVKYKQNFFFSKKF from the coding sequence ATGACAGATATAAACACAACCAATCAAGCTACCAATCCCTTTAAGGCGGCCTCTATTTCCAGCCTGCTGATTAAGTTTTCGGCTCCGGCCATAGCGGGGATGTTTGTCAGCGCACTCTATAACATTATTACCCGTGTTTACGTGGGGCAAGAGTTCGGAGCTCCCGGAATTGCCAGTATCACGTTATTGTTTCCGATGGGATTTTTCTTCATGGCTTTTGGCGTATTGATTGGGATAGGTGCTAATGCGCTTTTTTCTATCCGTTTGGGCGAAAAACAAGAAGAAGAGGCTCGGCTGATTATCGGTAATGCGTTTGTGATGCTTTCGTTAATTAGTTTAAGCATTATGGCATTATGCTACTTGTTTTTAGATCCTATCTTGCATTTCTTAGGTGCTGATGAAATCACGCTACCCTATGCTCGGCCTTACATGCAGCTTGTCCTTCCGGGATATGCGCTGTTCCATATGGGCGCCGGCATGAACAATTTTATTCGTTCCTGCGGACATCCTAAAACTGCCATGGCCACCCAATTTATCGGAGCATTTCTGAATTTAACCGTTGCCCCTCTGACGATCTTTGTCTGGCATTGGGGAATACGTGGAGCTGCGGCCGCCACTTTGTGCGGGCAGATCGTTTCTTTTTCATGGATTATGTTGTTTTTTTGCAATCCTCGTTCTAAGTTCCGCTTGCGTTTGCAAGATATGTGCTTGCGCGGTAGTATCATTTGGGCCAGTATGAAAATAGGATTCTCTCAAATGATATTTCAATTGGCATCGAGCGTGCTTAATTTCTTACTCAACCACGCACTACTGCGTTACGGAGGAAATGTGGCGGTGTCGGCGATGGGGATTGCAGTCAGTGTCAATGCCATATTCCTAATGCCGCTCATTGGCCTAAGCCAAGGGGCACAGCCGCTCATCGGCTATAACTACGGAGCTAAGAAATTTGCCACCGCTTTCCACACCTTAAAAATAGCTTTACGTTGGGGAACAGGCATTGGGCTAGTGGGCTCTGCCTTAGCTCTTTGTTTTGCCCCTTATATCGCACGCGTTTTTAATACCACCGACACCGAGTTACTGAGTATGACTGCTTATGCAATCCGCGTACTCAATATCTTTACCCTGTTTGCGGCCTTGCAAATACTGGGCACCAGCTTTTTCCAAGCTATCAATAAACCCGTACAAGCTTTGATTTTAAGTTTATCCCGCCAAGTACTTTTCTTAATCCCTTTAGTGATTATTTTGCCTTTGTTTTTCGGCTTAAACGGAGTATTTTTCACACCCCCCGTGGCGGATGTATTATCTTGTCTGTTAACCTATTTTATGTTACGCGGATATTTTGTTAAATACAAACAAAATTTCTTCTTCAGTAAAAAGTTTTAA
- the nagB gene encoding glucosamine-6-phosphate deaminase, translating into MKLIITPHNLGLWAASYIVKKFLAAPAYPFTLGLPTGSTVEEMYAALCSLAQHKKINFEQIHTFNMDEYVGLSAKHPQSYAYYMHQHLFDPIDMSQENIHLLDGLTTDVQKTCQQYEEAITQQGGIDLFLGGVGRNGHLAFNEPGSTLDSRTRMISLTDSTRQANARFFNHDPAQVPSHALTVGIGTILEAKELLFLASGPAKASAVARLAQGDITAQWPITALHAHHHAMLLIDSPAAAELPQALQADWQRHNRRQPDQDFYIDL; encoded by the coding sequence ATGAAATTGATTATTACTCCTCATAATTTAGGGCTTTGGGCAGCCTCTTACATCGTCAAAAAGTTTCTGGCTGCGCCTGCTTATCCGTTTACATTAGGTCTTCCCACCGGCAGCACGGTGGAAGAAATGTATGCCGCGCTATGTTCTTTGGCACAGCACAAAAAAATTAATTTTGAGCAAATACACACGTTTAATATGGACGAATATGTCGGTCTTTCGGCAAAACATCCGCAAAGTTATGCCTATTACATGCATCAACACTTATTTGACCCTATTGATATGTCGCAGGAAAACATTCACTTACTAGACGGGTTAACAACAGATGTTCAAAAAACTTGCCAGCAGTATGAAGAAGCTATCACTCAACAGGGCGGTATTGATTTGTTTTTAGGCGGAGTGGGCAGGAATGGTCATTTGGCTTTTAATGAACCCGGCTCAACGCTAGACAGCCGCACGCGCATGATTTCTTTAACAGATAGCACCCGACAAGCCAATGCGCGGTTTTTTAATCATGATCCTGCGCAAGTTCCCTCACATGCCTTAACCGTTGGCATCGGCACTATTTTAGAAGCGAAAGAATTACTATTTCTAGCCAGCGGACCGGCCAAAGCCTCGGCAGTAGCACGCTTGGCGCAGGGAGACATTACTGCCCAATGGCCCATTACCGCTTTGCATGCACATCATCATGCTATGTTACTCATTGATTCACCGGCAGCTGCCGAGCTTCCACAAGCGCTGCAAGCAGATTGGCAACGTCACAACCGTCGCCAACCGGACCAAGATTTTTATATAGACTTATAA